In Sphingobacterium sp. R2, the genomic stretch ATGCAACCTTTTTACAGTCTCCTTAAAATCCGAAAGACCGGAGGATCCACCACCATGAATCAGTACGAGAGGTTTTCCTGTGCCAAATATCTCGTAGTAAAGTTTTATCCCTTTAGCAGGTGCATAAGCGCTTTTCGATTCTATTTCACGCATAATTTATACTAAATAGTCTATATTTTTATCATTAGCACACGCTTCTACAGCGATTTGTTTTCTATAATTTTTTAAAACTTAACAAGACCCCATCGGTAAAAGACTTTTGCAGGTCCAAACTTGTAAACAGATCAGGGTCGAAAGTTTCTATTTACACCGGTTTAAAATCATTCCGTTTAATGTACTGAGATAAAAGGCAACATTGAACGATATCACAATATTGATAAACTATACAGAAATTCGACTTGTCCTATGACAATATTGAAGTACGCTAAACATTTTTCTGCGATACTGTAGACATACACTTTATAGCTAATTAAAGGATAAAAATCTCACGTATTGGGTCGGTAAAGAATAAACAGATGACTGTGGTATATTTATTGTAAGAACCTCATGGAACATATAAAAACCGATTCAAATGAGAAAATTAGCATTTATAGCAATGAGTCTTGTTACTTTCACGGCCTGTAATAATACTCCCAAGAACAATGAATCCAAAGAAGCAGTTGATCAAAACAAGGAAGAAGCAACCCCGTCGATCGGCGGCAACAAGGATGAGCATGGTTGTTTGGTCGCGGCAGGACAAACTTGGAGTGAGATCAAACAAGGGTGTATCCAGGTCTTTAATGTTGGCTTACGCCTAAATCCAACGGAGAAAGAAGAAGGAAAAGCTGTCATTAGTGCTTTTGTGGTTCTTAGCGAGGATAAATCAAAGCTAGAATTATTCTTACCTGATGACAATAAAAATACCATTATCTTGGATAAAGTTGAGAATGATATCTATCAGAAGGATAGCTATAGATACGATGCTAAAAAATCAGCGCTTTATGTGGATAATACGATCAAGTACACAGGTGATGTTGAGTAGCCCAAAAAGAAGATCTCGTTTTAATCCTATATCAGCACAAGGCCTGCTGTATTAAATTCCTGAATGCCACAATAGTTATTCTGAATCCATTTTGCTTGGAATAACTATTGTACAATTCTATTAGTTTCAAGTGTACTATTGAACTATTGGCACAATTTGTACTACATATGGCCCTGAGTAATGATTCCCTATCATTTTATTCTCATTTACAGTAATATGATATTGGCCAACATCTTTAAATCTATAGGCAAGCTCTTGGCCGAAGGGGCCATCAGCCGAACCATTGGGCAGAAAAAGCTGACTAATTCGTACATTGGCTGTATCCATGGGAGTTTTTATTTTGATAAGAGCCGAATCCGCCTGATGGACTGAAATGAAAATAGTATCTGTTTTTCCTGATACCATATTCATTTCCTTAGATCTTCCACCACCAAAAAACGTTATGTTAGAAGGTAATTCCTGTGCCTTGAGCTTAGATTCATTTGTACTGAATTGTGGTGGGCGATCAGGAAATTGACAAGCTCCATAAATAAAAATTGCCAACACATTCATGATCAATAATCTTAATTTACCCATAACGTTTTACTTAAAATAACAAAAGTTATTAAATTACGGTTTTTAGTTACGACAACTTTTTCTGTACAAAACAAACGCTGAAATTGAATTTGTTACATCGTCCACAAACTCCATTTTGATTTGATTGCATGTGGATTTAGTTCTCGTATTTTTTGATAAAAAGCATAGAAATTCCTATTCCAAAGGGAATAGTTATGCGTAAAACTAAAAATGGACTGTCCCTTGCTATCCAATTGAACGACGACTTGCCAGATATAGTGATTATTAATTTGAGTCGATGTCCTACGAAGCTCAATGATATCCACTAACCTAAAGGATCTACCTGCTCCGTCTCTTCGACCGACAGCGTAGAAATAATTTTCATCAAAAAAATAATCTTCGTCACTTAGCAGATTATCTTCTATACCAAATAAAAAGGGACGTGATGACAGTTTTCTTAATTTATCTGTCTCAAAATGATCATTCATTTCATAACTTTTTTTAACACTGTATAAATATTTCTTAGCTACATTTTTCCTATATACTGCTATCGACACGACAACGATCAACACACAACTGATAACCAAAATGATGCCCTTAGAATTCATTTATTCCACAAAAAGAAATTAACTTATACAAATCAGATAGAACATCGGAATTCGCCCTTCATCTTTCTCGATAGCATCTAATCCTTTGAAATAGATGTAGCCACCGACTTGTTTCTGACCTATTTGTTGTTCAAATTGATACAGCAAATCCAAAGCCGTAAAATGTAGTGGATGTGAAGACCACATGAGACAACACTCAGACGGAATGATTACCATTCTGCCATGCAATATTATTCCAAGGACTTCCTTTCTTTTCTTTAAGATACCCAATATACCTTTTCAAGTAAGATTTCCCAATTTTACTGTTTACACCAACTTGATCTTCTCCTTTCAGGAAATAATCGGAAAATTGCAACCAATCAATAAAATGCTCTCTCGCATATAGTGACAAACTCTTGAGAACATTTAATGCCACAGGTTTTGGTAAATATTCAACGTCCGTTGCGGATGTAGTAATATGACTTACGACAGCAACAACAAAGGCATTTACCCCTGATTTGGAGATATCCCAAATGGACGTATCGATTTTGCCGTTTTTTCCCTCCAATGCGGTCCCTGTCTTTTCTATCCCAAGTAACGTAAAGTATGAACTCAACATTTCAAGACAAGTTTCTCTATCTGTTATACCAAAATCTCTCTTTAGCAATTTGATAAAATCACTTCTATATTGATCAACCCTTGGATAATTACCAAATTGATATAAGTGAATCGGATAACTACCATCATCTCCGGTACTTCCGAATACCGTAAACCAATCCCCAAAAACAATCACTCTAAATGCGGCTCCTAGCGCGTTACCAAACTGTTCTTCATAAGGAGTATTCAGAAGTATAGCGTTATCAGGTACTAAACTTCCCGCCATTTCTCCCTCTTCGGCTTTCAAAGTTAGTTCATCTTTGGCTTCATTTACACCTTCATTTGCCGCATTAAATAATTCTTTCAAAAATTTAAACATAACGGTATTGATATTAACTACGTAAAAGAAATCTTACTTACTATATTTTGCTAACAGCGCATAATCGTACGGGATTCTCATGGACAGCTCGCGTGCTTGCCAAATATCCCCTTCGGAAATCTGATAGAAATCATAGGCATTTTTCAAAAAATTCTTGCCGTTTGGAGCTTCAACCCAATCTTTCTTCTCTCGATTGTAAAGTAAAATCATACAACTTACACAGCGATAATTACCTGCTGTTTTTTGGTTTTCAAAACAAGTTCCAACTTTAATATTAATCTTTTGATTGATTATCACATCGGTCAATTTACGATCTGTGAGATGAATTAATGCAATTTGTGCGTCCTCATCATCGGGTCGTAACTTTGCTATTACTAATCGCCCTAAATCTGCCTTTTTAATTTTTTCGATTTCTAAAGCCCTAAATTCAGGCGATATGCGATTCGTATCGACCGGATATAGTTCATCTTCGGCAGCCGTCACTTCTGTCGTCGTTACTTCGGTGGCTCCGGAAGCCAATAGCTGCTTATTTTTTTGGTAATTTTCCCAATCTGCTGTATCGTAGCTAACCCACTGCTGTATCTTATAGAGTAAGGTTTCCCTCTTATTGACTTTTATAAAAAACGCTGCAATTAAAAATGAAACCAGCAATATGAACAGGATAATGAGGACTCTTTTCAAACTAAAAATATTTAATGAAGTATTTAAATCTGTAAAATCGTGAAAACATATCCCATGTTTTCATTGATCACCGTAAATCTGCACATAATTATTCACCCCTTAAATCCGGAACCCATATTAGGTCAAAACTTGGCGATATTTGTAGCTTAATAATAAATATCTGAAAACAACATGACAATTGTTGATTTTAAATATTTTAGCCAATTAAATACAAGTAGACTGTATAATTTCCGTATTTACTAAAGTAGGTCATAGACATCAAGAATAAAACCGAAATACATTGATACCAAATTGTATCTCATAACAGTTTTAAATCAATTTTTAGTCAGTGCTTGTTCATTGTTTATTCAGTCTACACTGAATAAACAACACAATTAGCAGAAATTTCTACAATCTTGCAAAAGATGATGGTTGAAATGAACTCGAGCTATATCCATAAAGATGATATGTTGCGAAGTTATCTACATCTTCTAATTCATGAAACGATGAAATCGAGTCCCGCAGCGAGTTTTGGATCTTATACCAATGCATCGACTAGGGTATCGGTATTATTTCTTGAGCTGTTAGAAAGACAATTTCCAATCAATACCCTTCAACTTAGCCTGCAATTGAAAAGCTCTGCAGATTATGCGCATGCGCTTTCGGTTCATATCAATTACCTCAACAGGTCGGTAAAAGAAGCCACAGGCAAAACCACCAGTACACATATTGCAAACCGTGTGGCCCAAGAAGCCAAAGCTTTGTTGCTGCATACCAATTGGAATATATCGGATATTGCCTACAGCCTAGGATTTGAATATCCATCCTATTTTACCAATTTCTTCAAAAAGCAAACCGGGATGTCTCCAAACCAAGTCCGAAGCAGTACTGTTTGAATTGTATAACAATCTGTTTGATTGTCTTAACTCGCTTCGTTTGTTCCTTATGTACTTTTGTATTGAACAAAATGTAATCATTATGAAATATAGAAATCTTGGAACAACAAATGAAAAACTCTCTGCGATTGGATTAGGTTGTATGGGAATGAGCTTTGCTTACGGACCTACGGACGAAAAAGAGAGCATTGCAACATTGGAAAGAGCATTGGACCTCGGCATTAATTTTTGGGATACCGCGGATATGTACGGCAACGGTGCAAATGAGAAACTTATTTCAAAAGTGCTTGTTCCCAACCGTGACAAAGTTTTTATTGCAACAAAATTTGGGTTTCGCTTTAAAGATGAAATAGCTGGTCCAAGTGATACGGCAAACACTTATTTCGATGGCTCGCCCGAATGGATAAAATTAGCGGTAGAAAAAAGTTTAAAACGCCTTAGAATCGACACCATAGATCTTTATTATGCGCACCGCGTAGATCCCAATATTACTATCGAAGAGACCGTAGGCACTATGGCAGAATTGGTTAAAGAAGGAAAAGTGAGGTATTTGGGTTTAAGCGAAGCATCGCCCGCATCAATCATTAAAGCAAATGCCGTACACCCTATAGCTGCTTTACAGAGCGAATATTCGCTCCTTACACGTGATGTAGAAAAAGAAATCTTACACACAATAAGGCAGTTGGGGATAAGTTTAATTCCTTATGCGCCTCTAGCGCGTGGATTATTTTCAATTCTTTAAATTTAGAAGATCTTGCTTCGGACGACTTTAGAAGAACCTTACCTCGAAATCAAGGTGAACATGCATTGAACAATGCACATTTAGTCGCCGACTTCTCCCTACTGGCAAAAGATAAAAACTGTAGTCCAATACAACTCGCTTTAGCCTGGGTGCTGGCACAAGGAAATGACATCATTCCTATTCCAGGAACTAAAAAAAGAAGATACCTGGAGGAAAATGTTGGTGCCCTTGATGTACAATTATCGCATGATGATTTAAAAAAAATAGATGAAATACTTCTCAAATACCCTAATATTGGAGCACGATACAGTGAAGGTGCTATGGCTTTAGTTAACCATTAATCCATTTTTGAGATTATAAGTGGCTTGCCAGCGTCACTTATGATCTCAAAAATTGTTTTCCACTGATCCAGCTTTGTCGTGTTGTCATAATACACTATGGGAACAGATCCGATTAGTATGTATTAATTATCGGGAATAGCAGTACGCAATGAAAAATAGAAAGAACTTCCTGCGCCATAATCACTTTCAACACCAATTTCGCCACCTTGCGCTTCTATAAACTCCTTACTAATACTTAAACCAAGTCCTGTTCCACCCTTTTTGGACCCTGGCACACGGAAGTAACGCGCAAATATTTTATCCAAATATTTCGGCTCGATCCCTTGCCCACTGTCGGTAACGATAAACTTTGTTTTAAGTTCGCTGTTTTCCACCGCTATACGAATAACCGAATCTTCATGGGAGTAACGTATCGCATTGGAAAGAAAATTTGTAAGAACCCAGGCAGTTTTCTCATTGTCAGCAAATATAGCTTTCACATTGGGGTCTACCTCGATAACAAAGTGGATATTTTTTTGATTCGCAGCAAATTGATTTGCCATGATAGCATATTCAATAATTGGCTGTATTTCTGTCGTATGTAAGTTAATTTGAATAGAACCACTTTCGACCTGCGTCATATTTAACAGTTCACCGGTTATTTGAAGCAAGCGGTTAGAATCATCTTTTATTCCATTTAACAACGTAAGCTGCTCGGCATTCAGATGCCCTATTTGCTCGTTTTCCAACAATTGGACCCCCATTTGAATCGCCGCAATAGGCGTTTTGAATTCATGCGATACGGTACCGATGAAGTTTGTTTTTGCAAGATCAAGTTCCTTAAATGGCGTAATATTCTTTAGGATAACCACCTGCCCGATAAACTTTGGTTCAAGTTCACCTGTGGGCAAAACATTGATATCAATAACATCTTTTTCAAAATAGCTTTCTCTATCGTCTGCATAAATTTTAACAGCATTTTTTTCACGTTTTTCTACAGGAAGAAAAAGATCTTTAAAAATATCCTTAGCAAGATCATTTTCATCTGAAACCGCTAAAGCAGATCTTCCGAGAAGTTGATCTTTATGTAGATTTGTGATGCGAAGTGCTTCCTCGTTGACAAAAATAACACGTCGCTCTTCGTCGAAGCCTATCACCGGATCATGCATATGATCAACAAGGGACTCTATTCGTCTTTTTTCCTTTAAAATTTTTTCAAGTTTACTTTCAGCATATTCTTCCAATTTCTCTGCCATGGAATTAAATGAAGCGACGAGTTCCGCAAACTCACCTCCGCTCTGTACCTGAATACGCTCTTTGTAGTTCTGTCCTGCAATCTGTCCAATACTCGCTGTCAATTTCGCAATGGGGTCAGCTATATTGGACGGCAAATTGACCAGCAATATAAAAGCAATGATAAAACAGAGTGCCCCGGCAAATGAAATGACCAAAATTGCATGTTCGGCAGTGCGATCCGCAACAATACTCTTCCGAGAAATTGCCGTCATATTTTGCTCCATTAACAAGGCAATATCCTTTCTGATAGACGAGACAATAGTAACATCTAAGGGCTTATCTTTCAGTTTTAAAAAATGTTTGGCAATTGCGTTTGTTGTTTGCTGCTCTCCGACTTCGGTAACATTTTTCCGTTGTTTGTCAAGATTAATCTGGAAATTATTAAAAGCAGCTTTTTCAACAGAAATTTCCTCCAATGCCAATAACATATTCTTGGCGTACAGCAGCGTATTGTAGTTCGCTGTCAGTATATTTGCGGTATCCTTTTTTAACCGGTTTACATACCAACCACTTAGTGCGGCAAGTAGAAAGATCATGAGAAAAAGTGATCCTACACCAAAGGTAAGTTTCGTTTTTATTTTCATCTTATTCACAATTTGTCTTTATTATTAAGACAATATAATCAGGTCGATGTCTTCGGTC encodes the following:
- a CDS encoding alpha/beta fold hydrolase, whose amino-acid sequence is MREIESKSAYAPAKGIKLYYEIFGTGKPLVLIHGGGSSGLSDFKETVKRLHDQYQLILIDL
- a CDS encoding DUF1266 domain-containing protein, with the translated sequence MFKFLKELFNAANEGVNEAKDELTLKAEEGEMAGSLVPDNAILLNTPYEEQFGNALGAAFRVIVFGDWFTVFGSTGDDGSYPIHLYQFGNYPRVDQYRSDFIKLLKRDFGITDRETCLEMLSSYFTLLGIEKTGTALEGKNGKIDTSIWDISKSGVNAFVVAVVSHITTSATDVEYLPKPVALNVLKSLSLYAREHFIDWLQFSDYFLKGEDQVGVNSKIGKSYLKRYIGYLKEKKGSPWNNIAWQNGNHSV
- a CDS encoding helix-turn-helix domain-containing protein; translation: MMVEMNSSYIHKDDMLRSYLHLLIHETMKSSPAASFGSYTNASTRVSVLFLELLERQFPINTLQLSLQLKSSADYAHALSVHINYLNRSVKEATGKTTSTHIANRVAQEAKALLLHTNWNISDIAYSLGFEYPSYFTNFFKKQTGMSPNQVRSSTV
- a CDS encoding aldo/keto reductase gives rise to the protein MKYRNLGTTNEKLSAIGLGCMGMSFAYGPTDEKESIATLERALDLGINFWDTADMYGNGANEKLISKVLVPNRDKVFIATKFGFRFKDEIAGPSDTANTYFDGSPEWIKLAVEKSLKRLRIDTIDLYYAHRVDPNITIEETVGTMAELVKEGKVRYLGLSEASPASIIKANAVHPIAALQSEYSLLTRDVEKEILHTIRQLGISLIPYAPLARGLFSIL
- a CDS encoding aldo/keto reductase, with the translated sequence MNNAHLVADFSLLAKDKNCSPIQLALAWVLAQGNDIIPIPGTKKRRYLEENVGALDVQLSHDDLKKIDEILLKYPNIGARYSEGAMALVNH
- a CDS encoding ATP-binding protein encodes the protein MKIKTKLTFGVGSLFLMIFLLAALSGWYVNRLKKDTANILTANYNTLLYAKNMLLALEEISVEKAAFNNFQINLDKQRKNVTEVGEQQTTNAIAKHFLKLKDKPLDVTIVSSIRKDIALLMEQNMTAISRKSIVADRTAEHAILVISFAGALCFIIAFILLVNLPSNIADPIAKLTASIGQIAGQNYKERIQVQSGGEFAELVASFNSMAEKLEEYAESKLEKILKEKRRIESLVDHMHDPVIGFDEERRVIFVNEEALRITNLHKDQLLGRSALAVSDENDLAKDIFKDLFLPVEKREKNAVKIYADDRESYFEKDVIDINVLPTGELEPKFIGQVVILKNITPFKELDLAKTNFIGTVSHEFKTPIAAIQMGVQLLENEQIGHLNAEQLTLLNGIKDDSNRLLQITGELLNMTQVESGSIQINLHTTEIQPIIEYAIMANQFAANQKNIHFVIEVDPNVKAIFADNEKTAWVLTNFLSNAIRYSHEDSVIRIAVENSELKTKFIVTDSGQGIEPKYLDKIFARYFRVPGSKKGGTGLGLSISKEFIEAQGGEIGVESDYGAGSSFYFSLRTAIPDN